The Alteromonas mediterranea DE genome contains the following window.
TGCAACTATATAAAAGTCGTACAGCCGATATTAATAACAATTTCGCAAAGAGCATTATTTCAGAGAAAATTGAAGCTGCAATGACTTCAGTAACTGAAACGGAGAAGGATAGTATCAAAGATATTAGAAATCTAAGGGATATAATTATTTCGGTCATAGCAATGTACTTAATATGTGCAACTGTATTTTGGAAGTTTTGAACAGGGCGCATGAAAAATGGCGTGAATGTTATAAGTTATCGTTTAAATTGTTAGATGTGCGTCTCTTCCTCTGTACTAGTTCTGGCTTTTAATTACTTTAAAAACTGACAGCTTCTGCCCAGATTGTAGAAAATTGCCTTCCCATATCCGGTATATGTCCTTTGCTTTTTCGATATAAAAAACAAATAGGTTTTTGAACACACCCGCCTGAAAGTCAAAGTCGAGGTTTTAAGCTATCTTTGCAAACGAGCCAATGCCATATCGCTTTGGCTCTAAAGCAGAACTTGAAAATTACTTGAAAGCTCATCCTACGAAGAAACAAACTCAAAAAGCCTTAATTGCTAACTCACCTGCACCTGCTGCTTTATCCATTCCGGATGATGCTTGTCACTATGATGATCACGAGCTTCGAGTACTGACAGTTAGAGAAATGGCTCGAATTCAGTCTTTTCCCGACCAATTTGTATTTCGTTTAAAAGTTACTACTGGTGGGAACATGAGAAAATTTGAGGTTCCTCAATATACTCAGGTAGGTAATGCAGTTCCACCAATACTAGGGGCTGCACTAGGTAGCTGCTTATCTCGGCTTTTATAAAAAATTATTGGAGTTTTATGGGGGAACGAGCGCAAATCTAAATTTCATGTAGTTCCCTGTCAGCTGAATTTTCCCCTATCTTTTAGTTTTGACTCTTTGAACTGTTTATAAACCTCCGCTTAAACTCCTTTTTTCTTGCCTCAGGCTCGACCGCTTTAAGTCCAGTGCACTTGTGAGTAGCATGCGCGTCCCATCCAAACGGCCATCGTTTAAATTCATGCTGATGACAGGCAGGACAAGAACGCTTATTTTCTGCATTGGAGACAACCTGTTTTGTCTTGGTTATGGGAATGGGCTTTGTCGGTGGCTTTGCAGATATACCGTTTATAGGCTTAACTTTTGGTATCCAGATAGCATCGCCTTTCTCTGGGTCACCAAAACAGGTACGCTCCATTTCGGGTAAGCTGGCTACCCATGCGGCACTATAGGCGTCCACTCTATCGTGCATCGGACCAAGACACATGTTGGCTGCTTGTTCCCAGTCTTCGTTAGTTATCGGCCAACCCGTATATTGCGACATGGCAGATAATTGTAACTCGGCCTGATTCCCTTTGCTTTTATGGATATCAGCAACGCCTAATTGTTTCACTGTCGCGTGTGGATAGACTTCTATGCACTCAGCTACTTTGCTTAGCCGCTCGTTCAGTGCAAAACCTAATAGCATAAATATTTGATGAGCATGTGGCAGGTTTTGTATTGGCTTATCTGCTTGCAGATGATCAATACCCTTTGCCTTAATGGCTTCGAAATCGTCTCTCGATGGCGTTGTGTAACAACTGATGCCTGCCTTATCGAGTGCCTGTTCCGCGAGCCTGCGTTTAAGCCGGTTATCTCTTGGTCTAAGTGGTGAGTCAATGCCAATACGAACAGGATTCAACTGATAGGTGACGCATACCGTTTCAATGTAGCGCGCGACATCGCTTGCAAATGCTTGATTTACTTTTTCGTGCAGTGTTAGAGCGTTTCCCAACCCTCTAGGTGATTTTATTTGGTAATTAGCTAATGGAAACGGCAATAATTGTCCATTTTGTCTGGTGCAAATCACCAGCGGTAAATACTTATCTTTCGCACAAGCGACATCAATGCCGATAAACACGTCCATGTTTACCTCTCCTATTTCTCAAAAACCTACCGTCTATTGTTAGACGATACTACACGATTGAAATTAATACCCAATCAAGATATTGCCTGAGTTAATATATTTTTGATATTTAACAAGGATGTTTGATTATGCCTAGAAAAAACACATCTTTTGCTGACCTTCTTTTCCAAGCGCCATGGTGGGTTTCAGTTACAACATCGGCAATTACCTATTTATTGATGGGCCATTTGCTGCCTTCTATCGAGACGAATAATCAGCTAATCAATATGGTATTTAAGGCGCTCGCAGTTCCTGCGCCTTACTTTGCAATTTTCATATTACTCATTGCTCCATTTTCATTTTTTAATGCTCGACGCAAGGCCAAGCAATTAGATGCTCAAAAGAGTATTGAAACTATACGTCAGCTGCACTGGCGCAACTTCGAAGAACTAGTGGCAGAAGCCTATCGTAGACAAGGGTATCGAGTAACCGAAGGTGGGTTTGGTGCTGACGGTGGAATTGACCTAGAGCTTAGGAAAGGCGATGAACGAGTCATCGTTCAGTGCAAACAATGGAAGGCACAAAAAGTTGGTGTCAGCGTGGTACGTGAGATGTTTGGCGTGCTCACCGCTAGCAATGCAAACAAGGTTATTATTATTTGTTCGGGTAAATTCACCCAGCAAGCTATAGATTTCGCCTCTGATAAGCCCGTTGTACTCATTGACGGAGACGAGCTGCTTTCACTTATCCATGATGTGCAAACGGAGCCAAAGGTAGAGGAGATAAAAAAGACCACTTGCCCTAGGTGCGGAAGTGATCTTGTTGAACGGCAAGCAAAGCGTGGAGCCCATGCAGGCAATACCTTTCTAGGTTGTTCTGCCTTTCCTAAATGTCGTTACACAGAATAAGTATTTTTAAGGATAAAATTGATGAAAGACTTGGATGTTCATAAAAAAGTAGCGGTACTAATTGATGCTGATAACGCTCAGCTGTCGAAACTTTCTGCCATTTTGGATGAGATATCAGCACACGGCCATGTTCTCATCAAGCGTGCCTACGGGGACTGGTCTATTGATGCGTTGAAGAACTGGAAGACGC
Protein-coding sequences here:
- a CDS encoding DNA cytosine methyltransferase, which produces MPYRFGSKAELENYLKAHPTKKQTQKALIANSPAPAALSIPDDACHYDDHELRVLTVREMARIQSFPDQFVFRLKVTTGGNMRKFEVPQYTQVGNAVPPILGAALGSCLSRLL
- a CDS encoding DUF429 domain-containing protein; protein product: MDVFIGIDVACAKDKYLPLVICTRQNGQLLPFPLANYQIKSPRGLGNALTLHEKVNQAFASDVARYIETVCVTYQLNPVRIGIDSPLRPRDNRLKRRLAEQALDKAGISCYTTPSRDDFEAIKAKGIDHLQADKPIQNLPHAHQIFMLLGFALNERLSKVAECIEVYPHATVKQLGVADIHKSKGNQAELQLSAMSQYTGWPITNEDWEQAANMCLGPMHDRVDAYSAAWVASLPEMERTCFGDPEKGDAIWIPKVKPINGISAKPPTKPIPITKTKQVVSNAENKRSCPACHQHEFKRWPFGWDAHATHKCTGLKAVEPEARKKEFKRRFINSSKSQN
- a CDS encoding DUF2034 domain-containing protein, with amino-acid sequence MPRKNTSFADLLFQAPWWVSVTTSAITYLLMGHLLPSIETNNQLINMVFKALAVPAPYFAIFILLIAPFSFFNARRKAKQLDAQKSIETIRQLHWRNFEELVAEAYRRQGYRVTEGGFGADGGIDLELRKGDERVIVQCKQWKAQKVGVSVVREMFGVLTASNANKVIIICSGKFTQQAIDFASDKPVVLIDGDELLSLIHDVQTEPKVEEIKKTTCPRCGSDLVERQAKRGAHAGNTFLGCSAFPKCRYTE